Genomic DNA from Oscillospiraceae bacterium:
AGCGTGTCAATAGCAATTTGCATCTCGGGACGTGAACGATATGCAAGAATAATTTTTTTTTCTTTTTCGGATAGAGCAATCGCAGATTCTGAAGTTTTATCGCGAAATTCTGAGAGAATATCTTCTACATTATATATGTCGCATAACCGCATTAGAATTTCTGCATCAGGTTGACCTCGATTGTTTTCCCAGGCATTGACGGTCTTGCCGCTTTTTCCTAATATATTTCCTACTTGATCGGCAGTTAAACCACTTTGTTCTCTTAAACGTTTTAATGTTTTTGCTATTGATTCGCGCGACATTCTAAACACCCCATATTTTTTTATTAGTTTTAGATATGTTTTTATTATATGAGAAGAAATAGTTATTGTCAATATAAAAA
This window encodes:
- a CDS encoding helix-turn-helix domain-containing protein, translating into MSRESIAKTLKRLREQSGLTADQVGNILGKSGKTVNAWENNRGQPDAEILMRLCDIYNVEDILSEFRDKTSESAIALSEKEKKIILAYRSRPEMQIAIDTLLGIQIIE